The proteins below are encoded in one region of Aquisphaera giovannonii:
- a CDS encoding A24 family peptidase, producing MTVVPAVAWFVSAVLVVAAIIDGRQLRVPNWLTFPLLFAGLGFAAGTGGAWGLGWSLAGAVVGLLCLLPLNLIGGMGEGDVKLMMGMGAWVGAYHTLMAFAGTVLAGGVLGVAMIAASGEWIRHLAMMQVIGHEILAIRNPDVLSERAARRKPSMRLLPYGIPIALGSITYFACWGLLGSW from the coding sequence ATGACGGTGGTCCCCGCGGTGGCTTGGTTCGTGTCGGCGGTGCTGGTCGTGGCCGCGATCATCGACGGCAGGCAGCTCCGCGTGCCCAACTGGTTGACCTTCCCCCTCCTCTTCGCGGGGCTGGGATTCGCCGCGGGGACCGGCGGCGCGTGGGGGCTCGGGTGGTCGCTGGCCGGGGCCGTCGTCGGCCTGCTCTGCCTGCTGCCCCTCAACCTCATCGGCGGGATGGGCGAGGGGGACGTCAAGCTGATGATGGGGATGGGGGCCTGGGTCGGCGCCTACCACACCCTGATGGCCTTCGCCGGGACCGTGCTGGCCGGCGGCGTCCTGGGCGTGGCGATGATCGCCGCCTCGGGAGAATGGATCCGCCACCTGGCGATGATGCAGGTCATCGGCCATGAGATCCTGGCGATCCGGAACCCCGACGTGCTCTCCGAGCGTGCCGCGCGGCGGAAGCCCTCGATGCGCCTCCTGCCCTACGGCATCCCGATCGCCCTCGGATCGATCACCTACTTCGCCTGCTGGGGCCTGCTGGGATCCTGGTGA
- a CDS encoding Flp family type IVb pilin, with the protein MSALMKRVERFLVSEDGPTAVEYAVMLALILVACIGIVKSLGTSISGTFTTVNSTMGSSS; encoded by the coding sequence ATGAGCGCGTTGATGAAGCGAGTCGAACGGTTCCTGGTCAGCGAGGACGGCCCGACGGCCGTCGAGTATGCGGTCATGCTGGCCCTGATCCTCGTGGCCTGCATCGGCATCGTCAAGTCGCTGGGCACGAGCATCAGCGGCACGTTCACGACGGTCAACAGCACCATGGGCAGCAGCTCCTGA
- a CDS encoding Flp family type IVb pilin, translating into MSALMKRVERFLVSEDGPTAVEYAVMLALILVACIGIVKSLGTSISGTFTTVDSTMGSSS; encoded by the coding sequence ATGAGCGCGTTGATGAAGCGAGTCGAACGGTTCCTGGTCAGCGAGGACGGCCCGACGGCCGTCGAGTATGCGGTCATGCTGGCCCTGATCCTCGTGGCCTGCATCGGCATCGTCAAGTCGCTGGGCACGAGCATCAGCGGCACGTTCACGACCGTCGACAGCACCATGGGCAGCAGCTCCTGA
- a CDS encoding prenyltransferase/squalene oxidase repeat-containing protein: MSADWTAEATSILEGRRDGTGAWAYRPGLGPAAEATALAGLGVLAAGGPDSGSAGARPAAGWLRRHQRPDGAVAVSDGTPGACWATPHALLLWHALGFDPAPRRAAVEWLLRSRGEPLAPPPEERVEIVGHDTSLVGWPWIDGTHSWLEPTAMAVLALCREGQRGHPRVVEGRRLIVDRALHHGGWNYGNRSVFGRELRPQPGPTGQALLALAATDPGGRLHCVDLAVSYLSRVLPEILAPISLAWGVLGLHAWGACPGVAESWLARSYEAHRADRDATVGLGLLLVARAGKLPTLSGAST, translated from the coding sequence ATGAGTGCGGACTGGACGGCGGAGGCGACCTCCATCCTGGAAGGGAGGCGCGACGGGACCGGGGCATGGGCCTACCGCCCCGGCCTCGGGCCGGCCGCCGAGGCGACCGCGCTGGCCGGGCTGGGCGTGTTGGCCGCCGGCGGCCCGGACTCCGGAAGTGCCGGGGCGAGGCCGGCCGCGGGATGGCTGCGGCGTCATCAGCGGCCCGACGGTGCCGTCGCGGTCTCCGACGGGACGCCCGGCGCCTGCTGGGCCACGCCGCACGCGCTCCTCCTCTGGCATGCCCTGGGGTTCGATCCCGCCCCGAGGAGGGCCGCCGTCGAGTGGCTACTCCGGTCCCGAGGCGAGCCCCTGGCCCCCCCGCCTGAAGAGCGCGTCGAGATCGTCGGCCACGACACGAGCCTCGTCGGCTGGCCGTGGATCGACGGCACGCATTCCTGGCTGGAGCCCACGGCCATGGCCGTGCTGGCGCTCTGCCGTGAGGGTCAGCGGGGGCACCCTCGCGTGGTCGAAGGCCGGAGGTTGATCGTCGACCGTGCCCTGCACCACGGCGGCTGGAACTACGGGAATCGCTCCGTCTTCGGGCGCGAGCTGAGGCCGCAGCCGGGCCCGACGGGCCAGGCGCTGCTCGCCCTGGCGGCGACCGATCCCGGCGGCCGCCTGCACTGCGTCGATCTCGCCGTCTCCTATCTCTCCCGGGTGCTGCCCGAGATCCTGGCCCCGATCTCGCTCGCCTGGGGCGTGCTCGGGCTGCACGCGTGGGGCGCGTGCCCGGGCGTCGCCGAATCCTGGCTTGCCCGATCCTACGAGGCCCACCGCGCCGATCGGGATGCGACGGTGGGCCTGGGATTGCTGCTCGTCGCCCGGGCCGGGAAGCTGCCAACCCTTTCGGGGGCCTCGACATGA
- a CDS encoding DUF362 domain-containing protein, translating to MKRRSFLTAAGAVAAGGMGLRLARSHDECGMRAPVFVGRAGSYSEDLERIIRDGLAELGLGRPAVEGRTVLLKPNLVEPIRTEPHVNTHPAVVRAAAQVFRRWGARDVLVAEGQGHCRDSRLVLDESGLGPVLAESGLQFLDLNHDDVVRVPNASRYTKLPELMLPATLGRADLIVSMPKMKTHHWAGVTLSMKNLFGVMPGVCYGWPKNVLHHSGIAESILDINAAVRPHLAIVDGIIGMEGDGPIMGTPKAAGLLVMGTNLPAVDATCARLMGIDPLRVAYLAGSSGFLGPIQSRHIAQRGEAVAPLVQPFRLLDHPSLAYLRDVPGPVGT from the coding sequence ATGAAGCGCCGCTCCTTCCTGACCGCGGCCGGGGCGGTCGCCGCCGGCGGCATGGGGCTCCGGCTCGCCCGATCGCACGACGAATGCGGCATGCGTGCCCCGGTCTTCGTCGGCCGCGCCGGTTCCTATTCCGAGGACCTCGAACGGATCATACGGGACGGGTTGGCGGAGCTGGGGTTGGGCCGGCCGGCCGTCGAGGGCAGGACGGTCCTGCTCAAGCCCAACCTGGTCGAGCCGATCCGGACCGAGCCCCACGTCAACACCCACCCGGCGGTCGTGCGTGCCGCCGCCCAGGTCTTCCGGCGCTGGGGGGCGAGGGACGTTCTCGTTGCGGAGGGGCAGGGGCATTGCCGCGACTCGCGGCTCGTCCTCGACGAGTCCGGGCTCGGTCCCGTGCTCGCGGAGTCCGGCCTCCAGTTCCTCGACCTGAACCACGACGACGTCGTCCGCGTGCCGAACGCCTCGCGATACACGAAGCTCCCGGAGTTGATGCTCCCGGCCACACTCGGCCGCGCCGACCTGATCGTCTCGATGCCCAAGATGAAGACCCACCACTGGGCCGGGGTGACTCTCTCGATGAAGAACCTCTTCGGCGTCATGCCGGGGGTCTGCTACGGCTGGCCGAAGAACGTCCTGCACCATTCCGGCATCGCCGAGTCGATCCTCGACATCAACGCCGCCGTCCGCCCCCACCTGGCGATCGTGGACGGCATCATCGGCATGGAGGGCGACGGCCCGATCATGGGGACGCCCAAGGCGGCGGGCCTCCTCGTCATGGGCACCAACCTCCCGGCCGTGGATGCCACCTGCGCCCGCCTGATGGGCATCGACCCGCTGCGGGTGGCGTACCTAGCCGGCTCCTCGGGCTTCCTCGGCCCGATCCAGTCCCGCCACATCGCCCAGCGCGGGGAGGCCGTCGCCCCGCTCGTCCAGCCGTTCCGGCTCCTCGACCATCCCTCGCTGGCCTACCTCCGCGACGTGCCGGGGCCGGTAGGGACGTGA
- a CDS encoding SPFH domain-containing protein — MREVLIVPKSGGTMLAYALGAIAGGFLLFVAAVASHSPIWILPAVILGIGAIIVLSGLFTVGPNDAKVLQLFGDYSGTVREPGLRWVNPLYTKKRVSLRVRNFESERLKVNDLSGNPIEIAAVVVWRVVDTAEALFHVDDFTDFVHVQSEAAIRNLALSYPYDPHNEGEIALRSHTAEVAEHLKTEIQERLHQAGVDVIEARISHLAYAPEIAHAMLQRQQASAVIAARQKIVEGAVGMVEMALDRLSHQKIVELDNDKKAAMIGNLLVVLCSDRGTQPVVNASKG; from the coding sequence ATGCGCGAGGTCCTCATCGTGCCGAAGTCCGGCGGGACGATGCTGGCGTACGCCCTGGGCGCGATCGCGGGCGGGTTCCTGCTGTTCGTCGCCGCCGTCGCGAGCCATAGCCCGATCTGGATCCTCCCGGCGGTGATCCTGGGGATCGGGGCGATCATCGTCCTGTCCGGCCTCTTCACTGTCGGGCCGAACGACGCGAAGGTGCTGCAACTCTTCGGAGACTACAGCGGGACGGTGCGGGAGCCGGGCCTGCGTTGGGTCAATCCGCTCTACACGAAGAAACGCGTCTCGCTCCGCGTGCGGAACTTCGAGAGCGAGAGGCTGAAGGTCAACGACCTCTCCGGCAACCCGATCGAGATCGCCGCGGTCGTGGTCTGGCGGGTCGTGGACACGGCCGAGGCCCTCTTCCACGTGGACGACTTCACCGACTTCGTCCACGTCCAGAGCGAGGCGGCCATCCGGAACCTGGCGCTGAGCTACCCGTACGACCCGCACAACGAGGGGGAGATCGCCCTGCGGAGCCACACGGCGGAGGTCGCCGAGCACCTCAAGACCGAGATCCAGGAGCGGCTGCACCAGGCGGGCGTGGACGTGATCGAAGCCCGGATCAGCCACCTGGCCTACGCGCCGGAGATCGCGCACGCGATGCTCCAGCGGCAGCAGGCCTCGGCGGTCATCGCCGCCCGGCAGAAGATCGTCGAGGGGGCCGTCGGCATGGTCGAGATGGCGCTCGATCGCCTCTCGCACCAGAAGATCGTGGAGCTGGACAACGACAAGAAGGCCGCCATGATCGGCAACCTCCTCGTCGTGCTCTGCTCCGACCGCGGCACCCAGCCGGTCGTCAACGCGAGCAAGGGATGA
- a CDS encoding CRTAC1 family protein gives MAVASLALAGYLGVAAWNAQRLEGELRLAAADMEAGRLSTARQRLVSLSERWPGRDEVWLQLGLCEAARGNAAATLSTLSRIPTVSRLYARAAGPMSQAAIGLGRIGEAERILATVEDLPGPDGDALCRTRVILLGQLGRTDEAARLLEARWRLAAGPPPAAEAVRLGILRDHIGLDLEPFPLQMNLSILKAGGRAPDGADEVLLTLARAHLATRSGAFDEARSALEPLLARPQGDLDAWKAWLRWAVAAARPDEARRAAAELPASSFGAAELASLQAWFAAGRRDHAAERRALERLIELDPGREEALLRLSVLAREQGDRAAADRYRARKDELDRARDRYLALYREQALADHLDEMAELAGRLGRRFEARAFREISASRQPGGAPAPSASSPDVPANRPPGVTLAEALGMTEREAGAGTSPWIPDDRTWRGLPAFVERSRDANLGGFVFDNGTTPMHQLPEMASGGVALLDHDGDGRLDIYLVQGGAFPPGPGRGRSADRLYRNRGDGTFEDATARSRLAEMPGGYGHAAAVGDYDNDGHPDLFVTRWRSYALYHNRGDGTFEDATGQAGLDGDRDWPTSAAFADLDNDGDLDLYVCHYGVWDPEHPKVCKDPSGAIVMACNPREIDAMPDHVFRNDAGRFVDVTREAGMEEREGRGLGVVAADLDGDGLIDLFVANDTTANYFWRNMGGFRFEERAHLAGLAANAAGGFQAGMGVACGDADGDGRPDVAVTNFYDESTTLYGNLGDGFFADRGPAAGLAAPTRYRLGFGISFLDANNDGRLDLLIANGHVSDIRPLFPFAMPIQLFLGDSLGRFAEIPAESDSPFRVPHVGRGLAVGDLDDDGLVDALIVAQNEPPVLLKNESRLPDAHYLSIRLRGVRSNRDGVGALVTVEAGGRRWSATRPGGGSYASASDGRLHFGLGAAATAEKVTVRWPSGREDRFEGLKADAAYELVEAATAARRISPPRP, from the coding sequence ATGGCCGTCGCCAGCCTGGCCCTCGCCGGATACCTGGGCGTGGCGGCCTGGAACGCCCAGCGCCTCGAAGGCGAGCTCCGCCTCGCGGCCGCGGACATGGAGGCCGGACGCCTGAGCACCGCGAGGCAGAGGCTCGTGAGCCTGTCGGAACGATGGCCGGGGCGTGACGAGGTCTGGCTCCAACTGGGGCTCTGCGAGGCCGCGAGGGGCAATGCCGCCGCGACCCTATCCACACTCTCCAGGATCCCGACCGTCTCTCGGCTCTACGCCAGGGCCGCGGGGCCGATGTCGCAGGCGGCCATCGGGCTCGGGCGGATCGGGGAGGCCGAACGGATCCTGGCCACGGTGGAGGACCTGCCCGGGCCCGACGGAGATGCCCTCTGCCGGACCCGCGTGATCCTCCTCGGCCAGCTGGGCCGCACCGACGAGGCCGCGCGGCTGCTGGAGGCTCGCTGGCGGCTCGCCGCCGGCCCGCCGCCCGCGGCCGAGGCCGTCCGGCTCGGGATCCTCAGGGACCACATCGGCCTGGACCTGGAGCCGTTCCCGCTGCAGATGAACCTGAGCATCCTCAAGGCCGGGGGGCGGGCTCCCGACGGGGCCGACGAGGTCCTGCTGACCCTCGCCAGGGCCCACCTCGCCACCCGATCGGGCGCGTTCGACGAGGCCAGGTCGGCCCTCGAGCCGCTGCTGGCCCGCCCGCAGGGCGACCTCGACGCCTGGAAGGCCTGGCTCCGCTGGGCCGTGGCGGCGGCCCGCCCCGACGAGGCGCGGCGGGCCGCCGCCGAGCTCCCCGCCTCGTCCTTCGGGGCCGCGGAGCTGGCCTCGCTCCAGGCCTGGTTCGCCGCCGGCCGGCGGGATCACGCCGCGGAGCGCCGCGCGCTCGAGCGGCTGATCGAGCTCGACCCGGGGCGGGAGGAGGCCCTCCTCCGCCTTTCGGTCCTGGCCAGGGAGCAGGGCGACCGGGCGGCGGCCGACCGCTATCGAGCCAGGAAGGATGAGCTGGACCGGGCCAGGGACCGCTACCTGGCCCTCTACCGGGAGCAGGCCCTGGCCGACCACCTCGACGAGATGGCGGAGCTTGCCGGGCGCCTGGGCCGGCGCTTCGAGGCCCGCGCCTTCCGGGAGATTTCCGCCTCGCGGCAACCGGGCGGGGCCCCGGCGCCGTCCGCCTCTTCCCCGGACGTGCCGGCGAACCGTCCGCCGGGCGTCACCCTCGCCGAGGCCCTCGGTATGACCGAGCGGGAGGCCGGGGCGGGCACGTCCCCCTGGATCCCGGACGACCGGACCTGGCGCGGGCTCCCCGCGTTCGTCGAGCGGTCGCGGGACGCGAACCTCGGCGGCTTCGTGTTTGACAATGGGACCACGCCGATGCACCAGCTCCCGGAGATGGCGAGCGGCGGCGTGGCCCTGCTCGACCACGACGGGGACGGCCGCCTGGACATCTACCTCGTCCAGGGGGGGGCCTTCCCGCCGGGCCCGGGCCGGGGACGCTCGGCGGACCGCCTCTACCGCAATCGCGGCGACGGCACGTTCGAGGACGCGACCGCCCGGAGCCGCCTCGCCGAGATGCCCGGCGGGTACGGCCACGCCGCGGCCGTCGGCGACTACGACAACGACGGCCACCCGGACCTCTTCGTGACCCGATGGCGATCCTACGCCCTCTACCACAATCGGGGCGACGGCACCTTCGAGGACGCGACCGGGCAGGCCGGGCTCGACGGCGACCGCGACTGGCCGACTTCGGCCGCCTTCGCCGACCTGGACAACGACGGCGACCTCGACCTGTACGTCTGCCACTACGGCGTCTGGGACCCGGAGCATCCGAAAGTCTGCAAGGACCCCTCCGGGGCGATCGTCATGGCGTGCAACCCCCGCGAGATCGACGCCATGCCCGATCACGTCTTCCGGAACGACGCGGGCCGATTCGTCGACGTCACCCGCGAGGCCGGGATGGAGGAGCGGGAAGGCCGCGGCCTGGGCGTCGTCGCCGCCGACCTCGACGGCGACGGCCTCATCGACCTCTTCGTCGCGAACGACACCACCGCCAATTACTTCTGGCGGAACATGGGGGGCTTCCGCTTCGAGGAACGCGCCCACCTGGCTGGGCTGGCCGCCAACGCGGCCGGCGGCTTCCAGGCCGGCATGGGGGTCGCTTGCGGGGACGCCGACGGCGACGGCCGGCCCGACGTGGCCGTCACGAACTTCTACGACGAATCGACGACCCTGTACGGCAACCTCGGCGACGGCTTCTTCGCCGACCGCGGGCCGGCGGCGGGGCTCGCCGCGCCGACCCGCTACCGGCTCGGCTTCGGGATCTCATTCCTGGACGCGAACAACGACGGCCGCCTCGACCTCCTGATCGCCAACGGCCACGTCAGCGACATCCGCCCGCTCTTCCCGTTCGCCATGCCGATCCAGCTCTTCCTCGGCGACTCGCTGGGCCGGTTCGCCGAGATCCCGGCGGAATCCGACTCGCCGTTCCGGGTGCCGCACGTCGGCCGGGGCCTCGCCGTCGGCGACCTCGACGACGACGGGCTCGTGGACGCCCTGATCGTCGCCCAGAATGAGCCCCCGGTGCTCCTGAAGAACGAGTCGCGCCTCCCGGACGCGCACTACCTGAGCATCCGCCTGCGGGGCGTCAGGTCGAACCGCGACGGCGTGGGCGCGCTGGTGACGGTCGAGGCCGGCGGCCGGCGATGGTCGGCGACGCGGCCGGGCGGCGGCAGCTACGCGTCCGCGAGCGACGGGCGGCTCCATTTCGGCCTGGGCGCCGCCGCGACGGCGGAGAAGGTGACCGTGCGGTGGCCGTCCGGCCGCGAGGATCGGTTCGAAGGCCTGAAGGCCGACGCCGCCTACGAGCTGGTCGAGGCGGCGACGGCCGCGAGGCGGATCTCGCCGCCGCGGCCGTGA
- a CDS encoding tetratricopeptide repeat protein, whose protein sequence is MVNRKPISSRRILAAACLAAMGIAGVLVARGEPWAFLAARAARAAFAAGRSEDAAGPLQRWLDLRPNSAEANFLMARSRFAAGRVAEARRSLDRAEDLGYPARPVYRLKALLLTRAGMFAEAEPILLNLLNESDEPDPELDEALTRVYLETYRLELAAKVIRRWMLDAPKDAKPYLWLTEVDSRLEVDNPGVEERHYRDALALDPGLDKARLGLARSLAKLHRDEEAIAEYEAYLAANPSDPAGLLGLGEIRLNRGELDQARSLVGRALEIEPANPVAAKQLAALEVRRGDLPAALEHLTAAIKGDPLDVDALYQRMLTYSRLGRRSEAEDDRRRLDALRADQVAVVKLRDHLLADPSNVELRLEMASWMLQHGRDDQAIRWLRNILASQPRHPKASRLMADYHERRGELGLANHYRLLGETAQAGP, encoded by the coding sequence ATGGTGAACCGCAAACCCATCTCGTCCCGTCGAATCCTCGCGGCCGCTTGCCTCGCCGCGATGGGCATCGCCGGCGTCCTTGTCGCGCGGGGCGAGCCTTGGGCCTTCCTCGCCGCCAGGGCCGCGCGGGCCGCGTTCGCCGCCGGCCGGTCGGAGGACGCCGCGGGACCCCTCCAGAGGTGGCTCGACCTGCGCCCGAATTCCGCCGAGGCGAACTTCCTGATGGCCCGTTCGCGATTCGCGGCCGGCCGCGTCGCGGAGGCCCGCCGCTCGCTGGATCGTGCGGAGGACCTGGGCTATCCGGCGAGGCCGGTCTACCGGCTCAAGGCCCTCCTCCTCACGCGAGCGGGGATGTTCGCGGAGGCCGAGCCCATCCTGCTCAATCTCCTCAACGAATCCGACGAGCCGGACCCGGAGCTCGACGAGGCCCTGACGCGGGTCTACCTGGAGACCTACCGGCTCGAGCTCGCCGCCAAGGTGATCCGCCGCTGGATGCTCGACGCGCCGAAGGATGCCAAGCCCTACCTCTGGCTGACCGAGGTCGATTCGAGGCTGGAGGTCGACAACCCGGGCGTGGAGGAGCGGCACTACCGCGACGCGCTCGCCCTGGATCCGGGCCTGGACAAGGCGAGGCTGGGCCTGGCGCGATCCCTCGCCAAGCTCCACCGCGACGAGGAGGCCATCGCCGAGTACGAGGCCTACCTCGCCGCGAATCCGAGCGACCCGGCCGGGCTGCTGGGCCTCGGCGAGATCCGCCTCAATCGCGGCGAGCTCGACCAGGCCCGCTCGCTGGTCGGCCGCGCGCTCGAGATCGAGCCCGCCAACCCGGTCGCCGCGAAGCAGCTCGCGGCCCTGGAGGTCCGCCGGGGCGACCTCCCCGCGGCGCTGGAGCACCTGACCGCCGCCATCAAGGGCGACCCGCTCGACGTGGACGCCCTCTATCAGCGGATGCTGACCTACTCCCGGCTCGGCCGCAGGAGCGAGGCCGAGGACGACAGGCGCAGGCTCGACGCGCTGAGGGCCGACCAGGTCGCCGTCGTCAAGCTCCGGGACCACCTGCTGGCCGACCCGAGCAACGTCGAGCTCCGCCTCGAGATGGCCTCCTGGATGCTCCAGCACGGTCGGGACGACCAGGCCATCCGCTGGCTCCGCAACATCCTCGCCAGCCAGCCCCGCCATCCGAAGGCGTCCCGCCTCATGGCCGATTATCACGAGCGTCGCGGGGAGCTCGGCCTGGCGAACCACTATCGCCTCCTCGGCGAGACCGCCCAGGCCGGGCCCTGA
- a CDS encoding DUF1559 domain-containing protein, translated as MRRYHSRFRRGFTLIELLVVIAIIAVLIALLLPAVQSAREAARRAQCTNQLKQLGLAVHNYHSTYNSLPAYVIFLGPAGGAKCCPADNGGNGWGWDASWAVALLPNLEQGPLYNSFNFSISADGPQNTTVTYNALPGFLCPSDGIKARPSSPWAPISYRGNYGTPGSIRLWTGTIVPNYTRTPQEWWGSDSNLAYFGLEGITDGSSNTALFSEKLIGVSGQTIFVNSGAGMNRRTAFPHNGDWNTQNSGNTTYAQQLLTQCQSLPGTTQGIDNGWGNGFSWALANPWNFLVNGYNHYNTPNKLSCLSTSDQGGSWGGVTGLITATSNHPGGVNMGMADGSVKFVKDSVSVQTWWAIGTRNNGEVVSADAY; from the coding sequence ATGCGTCGATACCACTCCCGCTTCCGTCGAGGGTTCACGCTGATTGAACTCCTCGTCGTCATCGCCATCATCGCGGTGCTGATCGCCCTGCTGCTGCCCGCCGTGCAGTCGGCGCGCGAGGCGGCCCGCAGGGCCCAGTGTACCAATCAGTTGAAGCAGCTCGGCCTCGCGGTCCACAATTACCACTCGACGTACAACTCGCTCCCCGCCTACGTGATCTTCCTCGGGCCGGCGGGCGGGGCCAAGTGTTGCCCGGCCGACAATGGCGGCAACGGCTGGGGCTGGGACGCGAGCTGGGCGGTGGCCCTCCTGCCGAACCTCGAGCAGGGCCCCCTGTACAACTCCTTTAACTTCAGCATCTCCGCGGACGGCCCCCAGAACACGACCGTCACCTACAACGCACTCCCCGGCTTCCTCTGCCCCTCCGACGGCATCAAGGCCAGGCCGTCCAGCCCCTGGGCCCCCATCAGCTATCGGGGCAATTACGGCACCCCCGGCTCCATCCGCCTGTGGACCGGCACCATCGTCCCGAACTACACCCGGACCCCGCAGGAATGGTGGGGCTCGGATTCGAACCTGGCCTACTTCGGGCTCGAGGGCATCACCGACGGCAGCAGCAACACCGCGCTGTTCAGCGAGAAGCTGATCGGGGTCAGCGGGCAGACGATCTTCGTCAACTCCGGCGCCGGCATGAATCGGCGAACGGCCTTCCCTCATAACGGCGACTGGAACACTCAGAACAGCGGGAATACCACCTATGCCCAGCAACTCCTGACCCAGTGCCAGTCGCTGCCCGGCACGACGCAGGGCATCGACAACGGATGGGGCAACGGCTTCTCCTGGGCGCTCGCCAACCCCTGGAACTTCCTCGTCAACGGCTACAACCACTACAACACGCCCAACAAGCTGAGCTGCCTGAGCACCAGCGATCAGGGCGGGAGCTGGGGCGGCGTGACCGGCCTCATCACGGCGACGAGCAACCATCCGGGAGGCGTGAACATGGGGATGGCCGATGGGTCGGTGAAGTTCGTCAAGGACTCCGTCTCGGTCCAGACGTGGTGGGCGATCGGCACCCGCAACAACGGCGAGGTGGTCAGCGCCGACGCCTATTGA